The Penicillium digitatum chromosome 6, complete sequence genome contains the following window.
GAACATGTTCCGATTCTCGGACAAGCGAGCCGATGGTTGTGGCTCGATATGAAACTATTGAGGTTTTAATTATCGACTAACAAACCCTGTAATCCATGGAGCAGGTTGCCATAGTATTCAAAAGCTCCCTGTGAAGATTTTCCCATCTAGTTTGGCACTGGAAGTGTAAAATCCCATCCTTATGCATTGATATATAGAGTGGCAGGATTGGACAAAACCACTAAATGATCACCACTGAAATTTCCAACGTTAGATTTGTCGAGTAAGTACCTTCTGGTTGTTTTCTATCTGTTAGCACTTTTTAGCCCTCCACTCAGTGGATAAAGATACAAGCGGTCGCGGCAGAAACCCGCCTAGCTCTGGAGTTCTCCGCATCTTTCGGAGAACACCCGAGGCTTCGGATTGACCCTCCCTCACGACTTCTTTCCTTAATTCCTCTTACTTGGTCCATCGCATAGCTTCAATTCCTTCCAAAATGGCTTCTGTCCGCGCCAACTGCCGCAAGATTATGTGTATCGGCCGTAACTATGCGTGAGTCTCTCCGTCTCCCGGCGCCTTGTTTCCCTCAAGAGTTCCGACAGCGGCGCCGCTTTCTGCCTCTCGGCCACAATTGCTAATAGCATGGTATCATACAGTGATCACATTACAGAGCTCAACAACACAGCTCCCAAACAGCCATTCTTTTTCCTCAAGCCCGCATCATCCATCTTAATCCCCGGCTCGGGCCCTGTCCTCCGCCCCAAGGGTGTCAGCCTGCACTACGAGGTCGAACTGGGTCTGGTGATCGGAAAGACCGTACGCGACCTCGATCCTAACGATGAAAAAGCGGCACTGGATGCGATTCAGAGTGAGTGCAGCACGAAATCCGGATCTGAATGGGCATGTCGTGGTGGACCCCGGATTTTGGCTCAGGCAGCAAGTCGCTGACAAAAAAACCCCCATTGCGGAAAACAGGCTACGTCCTCGCCATTGATATGACAGCTCGCAACGTGCAAGACGAggcaaagaagaagggccTTCCCTGGTCCATCGCCAAGGGCTTCGACACCTTCCTCCCTATCTCGCAGGAGATCGCCAAGTCGCGCATTCCTAATCCGCATGACGCATTCCTGCGCCTGAGCGTTGGCCAGGACGAGCGCCAGGCGGACTCGACTAGCCTGATGTTGTACCGCATTCCGCAGCAGCTTGCGCAGATCTCGCGCGTGATGACATTAGAGAAGGGTGATATCGTTCTTACCGGTACGCCAAAGGGTGTTGGACAAGTCAAAGCGGGTGATGTTATGAGGGCATCGATTGAGgttgctggaaaggagatcGAGGAGGGGCGGATTGAGGTTGAGGTACAGGACCGCGAGGGACGGTATGAGTTCAAGGAGACTTAAATTCGTCTTTTGGACTTGTAAATTTTTGACCTGTGAACTCCAAAAATATATAGAGCAAAATCATCACTTGGAGATTCAAAAGAACAACAGGGTGATCTGCCAAGAAAGCATTCAGGAGAGGATACTTAGACATTAAAAATGAATCTTGCAAACGAATTCAGGGAGCCCTGGAGCATCCACAGTAATATCTCCTCACATCGGAGTCTCTCATCGGAGTCGAGAGTGAAGGTGGGACAGTGAACAACCCAGCAAAGGCCAGGTTCCTCGTCTGCCAAGACATTGCAATGGTTGGCTCTGATCTCGAAGAACACCGAATGTCCCCCCTCCGACTCAAACATCACTAGACCTATCAACATGCAAGTCGCAGAGATTCTGTCAGATGTCAATTCTCTCCGCGTCTGCGTAAGTATCACCTGTAATCCTTTCCTCCAGAGTGCTGCCCCACTACGACTAACGCGTCCAAGCCACGTTTTGGATAAGGGACACCGGACAAGATGACAACGCTAACAGCATAGCACAGGGTCACAACGAGGCCCTAGCACTGGTGAATGTGCACAAAAATATCACAGGCTCGGGTTCAACCGAATCCGGTACCGCATTGACAGATAAGAGCCCGGCAGACGACAAAGCCGATCTTCGTCGTGCAAAGGAACTGGTTGAGCTACACTATGAGGTTAAGGCGAGACATGCCAACGGAACTGTTGATGAGGAGCTGTGTCAATCTCGGCAAGATGTCTGGCGAATTCTGAGGGAGCTGTCGACTGTCTAATTACAGTTACTGGTTCTTTCCTTTTCTGGATGTGGGAACGGGCGTTGAGGATCGCAGTTGCTACATTTTTATGAGCGCATGGGTTTCGGTTGACTAGTTTGGTCCAAATAATCTACTGGATTCTTGTTAACTTGGTCTTTATAGCATTCTCCCAAATACACACCCACGCGCTCCGAGTTCTCTAGAGAACCGTGGAAGCTAATGGCTCAATATATTCATTGCATCTACACTCACTCACAACTCTTTCCGGGCATACTGTACAATCTGATCATGAGCAACTACGCGTCCCTCGGTCGTCTTGCACAAATTTCCTATGTCTCTAGCCCGTTTCTGAATCGCTTCATCCTTTATCACTCGCAGCAGGGCCGAAGACAGCTCTGCTCCATTTATTTTCGGTGCCACATTGCGGCTTCCATGTAAGCCAATACCTAGCCACTCGACTCGGGCCGGACAATCGTATGTGTCGAACCATTGGGGTAAGATGACCTGCGGAACACCCGCCCTGGGAAGAGGCATCAGCACCTTGTCCTTCGCCAACGTGCGACCCCGGGGAAAACTTACTTGCATGCCTCAAAAAATGAGTTGGCTCCTCCATGGTGGACATATGCGACTATATTACCGCTTTTTAAAATAGAAATAATCTCTGGTTCGATCCATGGAAAGATCCTCACTTTATCGGAACTGACAAGAGGTCCGAGAATGTTCTTGACCGCCGAGGAGCTTTCCCAGTCGCTTTTGAGCTTCCACAAGACCTGTATATTGGGAAACTCGCACCAAACAGCCTGGATCGCCATCGCCATCTGTATTGCATCATTCTCTGGGGCTTGAACGTGTGACCCAAGACATATTAGGATTGTTGGTTCTTTCATCCACGAATCCAGTGCTGGATCACTTTCTATAAGCGACGAAAATGACCGGACGATTGGACCGCAGCTGATAACATTGCCCGGGACGTGTAACGGAAAATCCATATCTCGGAATGAAGGCGAGAGGTGCAGGTGGTTTTTACAGTAAGGTGCCACGTGAGGAAATGCAGTCCGAATTCCTGCTTTCCTTCGAATGTCCAGAAGATCGCGCATGGGTTTTCCTAAGCGAACAATCCACCCGAAGCAAAACACCATGTACACATTTGCAAGGATTAGTCTCCATGGTAGGGGAAATGGATATCCTGAACCGGTACTGAATTTCAAAGTCAGCGAGATCCTCAAACTCCATTTGGGAGACATGAGTTGCTCACAGGGGGTATTTCCAAAAAATGCCAGCTTTCGGTTGGACAGTGGCCACAATATCTTTCAAAGGCACCGGCCAAAGAATCACGATCCGCGAGTCAATGCTGCGAGCAGCATCTAGTCCTAGATGCAAAAGTGGATCTGCAACTACGACGACCGGGCGAACATCTTTCAATATCTCGAGACAGCTCCAGTATGACAGTATGTACTCATCAGGCTTCCATCCCAGTACAGATATGTTGATTATGTTGCATGCATAACGCGTTCCCGCAAGCCCTGGCCGATGACATATATCCGATACGGTACGGGTCACGATTTCCGACAAGGACGGACCTGCGATTGGATGAAAGTGAAGCACTTGGTTGTACTCCGGTTTGTCATTTATCGCTTGCACGCGAGCTGATAATTCCTTGAAGGAAGCGACGTGGATTTCGAACTCGCCCCGGTGCAGAAACTCTTCGGCCACTGCAAGTGCGACGTTGGACTGTCCATGTTCGGGACTTGTGAGGAAGAGAATAGGCTGTCTTGGAGGTGACAtgttgtttctttttttcgcGCAAGTTTCCCACAGGTGCAAATCAAATAGGTTGTTCCTGGTCACGGATTTTATTTCAAGTTTCTGAATATGCATTCCACGATTATAAAATTCCGTCGTTGCATTCTATGAATACTAGCCGATGTATGATTACTCGGTGCTTATTGAAGTAGACAAATAGGGAAATCGATGCCgtgagttttttttcttttcttttacAGTGTTCTTTCTCACATTGTTCCAAGTTGGAAGGTAGTAGTTGGTTGTCATCTTCGTGGCGAATCTCTCATAAAAGCCCCCTATCCAATCCTTAAGCTTCATAGAACCGGTTTATGTAGCACTCTGCATTTTCTTGTTATCAAAGAGGATTTCTTTTGATAGTCATAGGAACAGGGACATCGGATAAGGAAGAGAAATTAAACGAATCAATGGTCTACGTCTAATTTTCGACCCAAGTATCCAAGTGTCCAAGTTTTCCCAAGCAACAAATCGTTACAGCCAAGCCAACCAAGTTCAGCGAGAACAGAAACCAGAATGCcgtcaatcaatcaatcaatcaaagttcaattaacctgttgcagtctaactagttgcgtatgactatgtaggcgcttctccaaccgaagcaagaactcgaaaCCTAacgccgagcgggatcgctcccaAAGTATACAGATAATGCCGAAGTGAAGAGTGCGGAACGCTCCGCTAATTAGAATTACTACGCGTTTTTCTATCTTAATTAGTTCGTTAGTGAGCTTATTAAGATCCCCTCTTAGTATTAACCTAATAGCCGGACAATACCACGTAGATAGTCCCTATAGTATCTATAGAATAATGACTACCTAGTATACTCTCCGCATTACGACTAGTGATAATCCCTAAGTAGAACCTAAGATCCTACGGAGCGCTTCTAGGCTACTAGCTCCATTTATAAGTATCTTCTTCCGGTGTATTAAGAAATCGAGGTATTTATCGAGCTATATACCTAGGTATTTAGTAGTACTAGTCGGTGCTACTAGCACCGACTAGTATTATTATTAGTTCGCTAGGTATTATCACCGGTATACCGTTATAACCCAATAGGTTATCTAGCACTTCCTAAATATCAATATCTCGAGGAGGAGTAGTTTCGGTTCCAGTTAATCGTATCTAATTATCGTTCTATCGTAtcgtgtcagggtgcgggctggcaggacggtatgataggagatgactggcagggacaggtcgtaacagatcagattctcattgacaggtacaggcacaggcaggggcaggctaatatacaagacgtagctcgaagagctacaacaggatctagaactgaagttcaagataaacaggtcggagatcacgtgccgtgatcttccttttactaagcattacggttcacaccgtgacagtaccccctcccttagagccgagctccgtcgaggcgaggcttgtgcgggtatcttcggtggaagttccgtatgatttcgcgggcgtggtccaggtattcaacaggctcttcagtgggttcgtcgtaaccaatccatttgacggtgtacttcagacgcgggcctcctcggcctcgtcgttcccagcgggaatctaagatgtcttcaacttcccattcttccagtccttcgacttcgacaggcggtgcgggttcagtaacttgtccatttaccgggttcgtggcggcaggctgtagcaggctgacgttaaacacagggtggatcttcatactagcaggcagttcgagcttgtaagcgtgtgcgcttatagcttctaggaccttaaaggggcctaggttcttccagtccagtttcttctgcgggcggagggttcggatattcctggcgttcagccagaccagttgtccaggacggtatcggcgggcaggggcacggtgacggttcgtttgttcttcgtatcgggcttgtgcggacagtatctcggcgcggacgtactcagtcagttcttgcattcgtgtagcaaacttttccgcgtctcgggtcgcagggtgactggcaggctgggatggttcgaacccgatgcgggggtggaacccatagttcgcgtagaacggagaaactcgggtgctctcggagtaatgagagtttgcagtgaattcggccagcaggagccattcagaccagtcgtcctgtaagtaggacacatacgctcggaggtattgttccagtacggcgttcgcgcgttcagtctggccatcagtttccgggtgataagcggttgacagcaggttggtgattcgcaggcgctttgtcaggtgtttccagaattgggccacgaactggggtcctcggtcagatacaacggtattcggcaggccgtgcagtttccagacatgacgggtgtacaggcgggcgacttcttcagcgttgcaggttcccttgcagtgtatgaagtgcttcatcttggtcagacggtctaccacgactaggatggcgtcgtaaccgtagctcaggggcaggtgcgtgatgaagtccatgctgatatcttgccaggctctctcaggtacgggcagttgtctcaggatcccttgacggacttctcgggcgggggtgatacggcggcaggtgtggcagttcttggtccagtcgctcacgtactggtatactctaggccagtagtattctcgggacagcagttcataggtcttcgaccggccagggtgtcccacggtgggcttgtcatgacacaggcgcagtatttcagctttcagttcatcgttgtcagggacgtacaagcggttccggtagtagaggtagttgcctcttcgttcgcagtcggcaagtgtaatctcagggtgacggctagcgttcttgtctaacgctt
Protein-coding sequences here:
- a CDS encoding Fumarylacetoacetase, C-terminal-like protein, translated to MQVAEILSDVNSLRVCGHNEALALVNVHKNITGSGSTESGTALTDKSPADDKADLRRAKELVELHYEVKARHANGTVDEELCQSRQDVWRILRELSTV
- a CDS encoding Fumarylacetoacetase, C-terminal-related, which encodes MASVRANCRKIMCIGRNYADHITELNNTAPKQPFFFLKPASSILIPGSGPVLRPKGVSLHYEVELGLVIGKTVRDLDPNDEKAALDAIQSYVLAIDMTARNVQDEAKKKGLPWSIAKGFDTFLPISQEIAKSRIPNPHDAFLRLSVGQDERQADSTSLMLYRIPQQLAQISRVMTLEKGDIVLTGTPKGVGQVKAGDVMRASIEVAGKEIEEGRIEVEVQDREGRYEFKET